Proteins encoded within one genomic window of Anaerosporomusa subterranea:
- the aroD gene encoding type I 3-dehydroquinate dehydratase, with translation MAKKQIEPGTKPLICTPLVGTTKELIFEQLQQVLSKRPDVIEWRADFFQDIANTDAVVAIAKQIQALCGDAPLIFTIRSQFEGGQPIALSDAEVIELDAAICKAAAAEYVDCELRNDLQRINKLRQAASQSGTKIIGSFHNFHQTPSRADIVNKLAEAAEKQLDVAKVAVMPQTLEDVLTLLSATLEAKSRLSIPLITMSMGKYGMVSRMIGGVFGTSLTFAVGAQASAPGQVPIEELRTVLQTVENTMGN, from the coding sequence TTGGCAAAAAAACAAATCGAACCGGGAACTAAGCCGTTAATTTGTACTCCACTGGTCGGAACGACTAAAGAGCTGATCTTTGAACAATTACAGCAAGTATTGAGCAAACGCCCAGATGTTATTGAGTGGCGAGCTGATTTTTTTCAGGATATTGCCAATACCGACGCAGTGGTTGCGATCGCTAAACAGATTCAGGCTTTGTGTGGCGACGCCCCGCTCATTTTCACCATTCGGTCCCAATTTGAAGGTGGTCAACCGATAGCTTTGTCTGACGCGGAAGTTATTGAACTAGATGCTGCGATCTGCAAAGCGGCAGCTGCCGAATATGTGGACTGTGAATTGAGAAATGACCTGCAACGGATTAATAAACTACGCCAAGCGGCCAGCCAGAGCGGGACAAAAATCATTGGTTCATTTCATAATTTTCATCAGACCCCCAGTCGCGCAGATATTGTGAATAAACTGGCGGAGGCGGCCGAGAAACAACTGGATGTAGCCAAAGTCGCGGTCATGCCGCAGACTCTCGAAGATGTTCTTACCCTGCTGAGCGCCACGCTTGAAGCCAAGAGTCGTCTTTCCATACCGCTGATTACTATGTCGATGGGCAAATATGGCATGGTCAGCCGAATGATTGGCGGGGTTTTCGGCACATCGCTTACCTTTGCTGTGGGCGCGCAAGCATCGGCGCCTGGACAAGTACCGATTGAAGAGTTACGCACCGTTTTGCAAACGGTCGAAAATACCATGGGTAACTAA
- a CDS encoding LysR family transcriptional regulator: MEVHQLQYVVEVAKHRHFTRAAEAICVAQSSLSQQITKLEDELGIKLFERTTRSVYPTSAGEEFLLHARRILAEIDAAKQAMQGYTHLTRGTVNIGAITTLESIDFVAMVTAFHRTYPGLNINIVNAGSYRLTEMIQTLEINAAIFSPQVDTDLTNLEIHPLAEDEFVVVTSLSHPLANHQMINLSDLAAEDFIFPSPDQSIYKVYEKACRDAGFSPKIVCQSSHSESSLALVANGMGIGLFPRDAIVANMPPGVSIIHLNDPIKKHIALALLKRPHYPPPVAAFRDFVLNWTNR; encoded by the coding sequence ATGGAAGTTCATCAATTGCAGTATGTTGTGGAAGTCGCTAAGCATCGTCATTTCACGCGAGCCGCCGAAGCGATCTGTGTGGCTCAGTCGTCGTTATCGCAGCAAATCACCAAACTCGAAGACGAGCTGGGTATTAAGCTATTTGAACGCACGACCCGCAGTGTGTATCCGACGTCAGCAGGTGAAGAATTTCTACTTCACGCCCGCCGTATTCTGGCGGAAATTGACGCTGCGAAACAAGCGATGCAAGGTTATACCCATCTGACCAGAGGCACAGTGAATATCGGCGCGATTACTACTCTGGAAAGCATTGATTTTGTAGCAATGGTTACTGCATTTCACCGAACATATCCAGGTCTGAATATTAATATTGTAAATGCCGGTAGTTACCGCCTAACAGAAATGATTCAGACATTGGAAATCAATGCAGCAATTTTCTCCCCACAGGTTGACACTGATCTTACGAATCTGGAAATTCACCCATTAGCCGAAGACGAATTCGTTGTCGTCACATCATTATCACACCCGCTAGCCAACCATCAGATGATAAACTTATCGGATCTTGCCGCAGAAGACTTTATCTTCCCATCGCCTGACCAGAGTATTTACAAAGTTTACGAAAAAGCATGCCGTGATGCAGGCTTTTCACCGAAGATTGTTTGTCAAAGCAGCCACTCGGAGTCTAGCCTTGCCCTAGTTGCCAACGGCATGGGAATCGGCCTTTTCCCGCGTGATGCTATTGTTGCCAATATGCCGCCTGGCGTGTCAATCATCCATTTAAATGATCCGATTAAAAAACACATTGCTTTAGCGTTGCTTAAGCGACCTCACTACCCGCCGCCGGTTGCCGCCTTTCGCGATTTTGTCCTCAATTGGACTAATAGATAA
- a CDS encoding FUSC family protein, with the protein MKTIGARTLKTGIAVTITMFICKVFNLEPAFFGAVSAVVNMQPSISLTLKTTRDQVLVHILGVTVGLGFGYLIGGNSAVMGLVTIVIIVLYRKFQLKTSLTAGIVAALFILSSSQDQFLSHALSRTLVIFVGMGIAMIINIALMPPRYKSQFVAKLQASNELAVNCFGQAVQEYVQLANLEPDYHLEQRKLIHQQNKQTRDLFVLIKRESDWLSPVASEQREWFAVAEKLMDYNEALAEGADRIYEQVATRYERRSNLNFPPITDEFGAILAMLVGGCRSIARVNGKVRMAIIDGKTTDIEEINEDYWERLMLVIEQWQNRSAGSYYLHTLLEAAVMANEIKWAARQGKKLLHEAVLQSESTAKED; encoded by the coding sequence ATGAAGACTATAGGAGCACGCACACTCAAAACAGGGATAGCAGTAACGATTACTATGTTCATCTGCAAAGTATTCAATCTCGAACCTGCTTTTTTCGGCGCAGTGTCGGCGGTGGTTAACATGCAACCATCTATTTCCCTGACACTTAAGACAACAAGAGATCAAGTCTTGGTGCATATTCTGGGGGTAACCGTAGGGTTGGGGTTCGGATATCTAATTGGTGGTAATTCAGCTGTGATGGGGCTAGTGACCATTGTTATCATCGTGCTGTACCGAAAGTTTCAGTTGAAAACCAGCCTTACGGCGGGAATCGTCGCCGCTCTGTTTATTCTCAGTTCCAGCCAGGATCAGTTCCTCTCGCACGCTCTATCGAGAACATTGGTTATCTTCGTCGGCATGGGTATAGCGATGATTATCAACATTGCTTTGATGCCTCCGCGCTATAAGAGTCAATTTGTCGCCAAGCTGCAAGCAAGCAATGAGCTTGCGGTGAACTGCTTTGGCCAAGCTGTTCAGGAATATGTCCAGTTAGCCAATCTGGAGCCTGACTATCATCTGGAGCAAAGAAAACTTATTCATCAACAGAACAAGCAAACGCGTGATCTATTTGTACTGATCAAACGAGAGAGTGACTGGCTGAGTCCGGTTGCATCTGAGCAACGTGAGTGGTTTGCCGTTGCGGAAAAACTCATGGATTATAACGAAGCTTTGGCTGAGGGGGCTGACCGGATATACGAACAGGTAGCAACCCGCTACGAGCGGCGCTCGAATCTCAATTTCCCCCCAATTACTGATGAATTCGGCGCCATCCTGGCGATGCTGGTGGGCGGTTGTCGGTCAATCGCCAGAGTCAACGGTAAGGTTAGAATGGCTATCATTGACGGCAAGACGACAGATATTGAAGAAATCAATGAAGACTACTGGGAACGCTTGATGCTAGTGATCGAACAATGGCAAAATCGATCAGCAGGCAGCTATTATTTACATACGTTACTAGAGGCAGCGGTGATGGCAAACGAAATCAAATGGGCTGCTCGGCAAGGCAAAAAGTTATTACACGAAGCTGTGCTCCAGAGTGAGTCAACGGCAAAAGAGGACTGA
- a CDS encoding aldo/keto reductase, with protein MKYKLLGKTGVLVSELCFGTMTFGSEADETESTQMFSQCRNAGVNFFDCSNNYSEGRAETILGKLIAGCRDEVVITTKVSQRVGKDINAIGPTRRHIMLSVEQSLTRLRTDRIDLYIIHYFDPFTAMDETLRALDDLVHQGKVLYLGVSNWAAWQIAKALGISERKCLARFECIQPMYNLVKRQAEVEILPLAESEQLGVIAYNPLAGGVLSGKYSPGITPQSGRLAEKDQYRKRYAEPIYYEVADRFVNYANALGVDPVTLAISWVKSNPAITAPILGARNTSQLSASLAAADFVMTSEMRESISQLSIKPGTATDRLEEELDSKYILRNRS; from the coding sequence GTGAAGTATAAGCTGTTAGGGAAGACTGGTGTTCTGGTTTCCGAACTATGTTTCGGCACAATGACGTTTGGCAGTGAAGCAGATGAAACCGAATCAACACAGATGTTTAGTCAGTGCAGAAATGCTGGTGTTAATTTTTTTGATTGTTCAAATAACTATAGTGAAGGCAGAGCAGAGACTATTCTTGGTAAATTAATCGCCGGCTGCCGAGACGAAGTGGTAATCACAACGAAAGTTTCTCAACGAGTTGGCAAAGATATAAATGCTATCGGTCCAACTAGACGCCATATTATGCTTTCAGTAGAGCAAAGTCTGACCAGATTGAGGACCGACCGGATCGATCTTTATATTATTCATTATTTCGATCCCTTCACTGCAATGGATGAAACGCTGCGGGCTTTAGATGACTTAGTACACCAAGGAAAGGTGTTGTACCTCGGTGTGAGCAATTGGGCCGCTTGGCAGATTGCCAAGGCCTTAGGCATTTCCGAAAGAAAGTGTCTTGCCCGGTTTGAGTGCATTCAGCCAATGTATAACTTAGTAAAGCGGCAGGCAGAAGTTGAGATTTTACCACTTGCTGAGTCAGAGCAATTAGGGGTTATTGCTTATAACCCCTTGGCTGGGGGCGTATTGTCAGGAAAATATTCACCAGGCATCACTCCGCAGTCAGGGCGGCTTGCAGAAAAAGACCAATATCGCAAGCGTTATGCTGAGCCCATTTATTACGAAGTAGCCGACCGCTTTGTCAATTATGCCAACGCACTCGGTGTGGACCCTGTAACACTAGCAATTAGCTGGGTCAAATCAAATCCTGCGATCACGGCCCCTATTCTTGGCGCCAGGAATACTAGCCAGCTAAGCGCCTCGCTGGCGGCGGCTGATTTTGTTATGACGTCCGAAATGCGAGAATCGATTTCACAGCTTTCCATTAAACCAGGGACTGCAACCGACCGCCTGGAAGAAGAACTGGACTCAAAATACATATTGCGTAATCGTAGCTAA
- a CDS encoding CarD family transcriptional regulator — translation MFQIGDKIFYPAQGGGTIETIEEREVFGETQMYYSISMPHRNMQVMIPIDKTEQLGIRHIVEPEQLDKLLVTINEGETDMSGNDNQLDRKNMLKIRSGNIYEGAEVIRDLVRISAKRKLGTTRKNMLDNALQILISEIVLVKGIPKEQASDLIERFIHIQ, via the coding sequence GTGTTTCAGATAGGGGACAAAATTTTTTACCCAGCTCAAGGCGGGGGTACTATAGAGACGATCGAAGAAAGAGAAGTCTTCGGCGAAACTCAAATGTATTACTCGATCAGCATGCCTCATCGAAACATGCAAGTTATGATCCCGATTGATAAGACCGAGCAGCTAGGCATCCGCCACATCGTAGAGCCAGAACAACTTGATAAACTACTTGTCACGATTAACGAAGGCGAGACCGACATGTCCGGCAACGACAACCAGCTTGATCGTAAAAACATGTTGAAGATTCGCAGTGGCAACATCTACGAAGGAGCCGAGGTTATTCGCGATTTAGTGAGAATTAGCGCAAAGCGGAAGTTGGGAACAACAAGAAAGAACATGTTAGATAATGCTTTGCAAATTCTTATTAGTGAAATTGTATTAGTTAAAGGAATTCCAAAAGAACAAGCATCTGATTTAATTGAGCGTTTCATCCATATTCAATAA
- a CDS encoding AEC family transporter, protein MDVYVKLLYIVVDFILPLMLGHYFQRRHWLNEAWCKKIIVTNLTVFGTALSTLSFWNLPLQKELLWLPLFGILVSFIPGLAGYWVANKKYESGVEKASYLASAMLSNIGALASLCAFILLGERGFAYTQIISLFQNLVLFLFCFPMAQYYSQLDQKTSEDAAKTSFSSLFFSRNQLPVVGMGVGMILYLGEVPRPDILGNIFSYLIHISAWMGMIPVGYSMNFSGMRNYYASIIGLIPIKFVLTPLVAYLIARILFTDHIVLSSILIAASVPTGANTVVLARLYDLNLHIASAAFFMTTIVFLSVVYPILFFWLNAAL, encoded by the coding sequence ATGGACGTCTATGTAAAGTTACTTTATATTGTTGTTGACTTCATCCTTCCGTTGATGCTGGGCCACTATTTTCAAAGAAGACACTGGCTTAACGAAGCTTGGTGCAAGAAAATCATTGTTACTAACCTTACCGTTTTTGGTACAGCATTATCGACGCTAAGTTTTTGGAATCTGCCTTTGCAGAAAGAATTGCTTTGGTTACCGCTATTTGGTATTCTTGTTAGCTTCATCCCTGGACTGGCAGGGTATTGGGTGGCTAATAAGAAATATGAATCTGGCGTAGAAAAAGCGAGCTACCTCGCATCAGCCATGCTTTCTAACATTGGAGCGTTAGCCAGCCTTTGTGCATTTATTCTGTTGGGAGAGCGGGGTTTTGCTTATACGCAGATCATCTCGTTATTCCAGAATCTCGTATTGTTCTTGTTCTGTTTCCCCATGGCTCAATACTACAGTCAACTCGACCAAAAGACTAGTGAAGACGCCGCTAAGACATCTTTCTCGTCATTATTTTTTTCTCGTAACCAACTGCCTGTCGTTGGCATGGGAGTTGGTATGATACTCTATCTTGGTGAAGTCCCTCGTCCAGATATTTTGGGCAACATTTTTAGTTATCTCATTCATATTTCTGCCTGGATGGGTATGATTCCCGTCGGTTATTCGATGAACTTTAGCGGGATGCGAAACTATTATGCCAGCATAATTGGCCTTATCCCGATAAAATTTGTGCTTACCCCGCTTGTTGCCTACCTTATTGCCCGCATCTTGTTTACCGATCACATCGTTCTAAGCTCAATCCTGATCGCGGCAAGTGTACCAACCGGCGCCAACACGGTAGTTCTAGCTCGCCTATATGATTTAAATTTACATATCGCCAGTGCAGCCTTTTTTATGACCACTATCGTTTTCTTGTCTGTCGTCTATCCTATTCTTTTTTTCTGGCTGAACGCAGCATTATAG
- a CDS encoding tripartite tricarboxylate transporter substrate binding protein, with the protein MFRKKSWQVLMVTVSVLGMVMLASGCGKAPEAKKTAGPTEFKPDKPITMMVPGAAGGSTDLLARAVEKVWSKYCPQPLQIVNKGGGGGVEGATFVARAKPDGYTIAMGYGSGHDIVMPHISKVEYNPFKDLDPVARLSIHSVVVLVPANSPYNSIKDIVDEAKKTGKPVTAAVGLKAGAVDLVMRGIGASTGVTITPIPHAGGSQAITTLVGSQTVMGGGHPAEVISQLKAGRLKAIGIATPDRDPSLPNVPTLKEQGINFYTWGSVKGIAVPKNTPKEVVTYYEGLFKKVAEDPDFKKTMQEMGQPVQYQGAEEFGKFVKQAHDDYGVLVKQLGLDKK; encoded by the coding sequence ATGTTCCGTAAAAAGAGTTGGCAGGTATTGATGGTTACAGTCTCTGTTCTGGGCATGGTTATGCTGGCAAGTGGTTGCGGCAAAGCGCCTGAGGCCAAAAAGACAGCAGGTCCGACTGAATTTAAGCCAGATAAACCGATCACCATGATGGTCCCCGGGGCAGCAGGGGGATCGACTGACCTCCTCGCCCGCGCAGTCGAGAAGGTCTGGTCTAAATACTGCCCACAACCGTTGCAGATTGTTAATAAGGGCGGTGGCGGCGGTGTTGAAGGCGCGACTTTCGTCGCACGCGCTAAACCAGATGGCTATACGATAGCCATGGGTTACGGTTCAGGGCATGATATCGTTATGCCCCATATTTCTAAGGTTGAATATAACCCGTTCAAAGACCTTGACCCGGTTGCCCGGTTGTCCATCCACTCTGTCGTTGTCTTAGTTCCCGCAAACTCTCCTTACAATTCAATCAAGGATATTGTTGACGAGGCGAAGAAAACTGGCAAACCGGTGACTGCCGCCGTGGGACTGAAAGCAGGCGCGGTTGACCTTGTTATGCGCGGCATTGGCGCGTCCACCGGAGTCACTATCACTCCGATACCGCATGCAGGTGGCTCGCAGGCAATCACCACTCTTGTTGGCAGTCAGACAGTTATGGGCGGCGGCCATCCGGCTGAAGTCATCAGCCAGTTGAAAGCCGGTCGACTAAAAGCTATTGGCATCGCGACCCCTGATAGAGATCCATCACTTCCAAACGTACCGACCCTTAAAGAACAAGGAATCAACTTCTATACCTGGGGTTCGGTTAAAGGTATAGCTGTGCCGAAGAACACTCCGAAAGAAGTCGTGACCTATTATGAGGGTCTCTTTAAGAAAGTAGCCGAAGATCCTGACTTTAAAAAGACCATGCAGGAGATGGGCCAACCAGTACAGTATCAAGGCGCCGAAGAGTTTGGCAAGTTTGTCAAGCAAGCGCATGATGACTATGGGGTACTTGTCAAACAGTTAGGATTAGATAAGAAATAG
- a CDS encoding enolase C-terminal domain-like protein, with amino-acid sequence MNSGTYFGAPLITEMRVIAVAGRDSMLLNLCGAHSPFFTRNIVILKDNAGRTGAGEVPGGEGIRRTLESARPLVIGQSIGRYNSILNSVRQQLVHSNKTGLQSTVHKVTSEAEAAVLKQPHEINLRADNVITAIEAALLDLLGQFLNVPVAALLGAGQQRTTVRMLGYLFYIGDRNKTDLPYLSNQDANDDWLRLRHEKALTPQSIVRLAEAANARYGFKDFKLKGGVMHGTEEMAAVTALAQRFPDARITLDPNGAWSLDEAISLCKNQNHVLAYAEDPCGPENGYSGREIMAEFRRAAGVPTATNMIATDWRQLGHSIQLHSVDIPLADPHFWTMQGSVRVAQMCQEWGLTWGSHSNNHFDISLAMFTHVAAAAPGDITAIDTHWIWQEDQEALTTEPFTIKGGMVEVPNKPGLGIEIDMVKIERAHQLYKKVGLRARDDAMAMQYLVPGWRYDPKRACFAR; translated from the coding sequence ATGAATAGTGGAACTTATTTCGGAGCGCCACTTATTACTGAAATGCGAGTGATCGCGGTCGCGGGACGCGACAGTATGCTGTTAAATCTCTGCGGCGCTCATTCACCATTTTTTACGCGCAATATTGTTATTCTTAAAGACAATGCCGGGCGCACAGGAGCAGGCGAGGTGCCAGGCGGTGAAGGAATTCGCCGAACTCTGGAAAGCGCCCGACCGCTGGTCATCGGGCAATCGATCGGGCGATACAATTCCATTCTGAACAGTGTACGCCAGCAACTGGTACACAGCAATAAGACCGGACTACAATCCACGGTTCACAAAGTGACTTCTGAAGCCGAGGCCGCGGTGCTTAAGCAACCGCATGAAATCAATCTGCGGGCAGACAATGTGATCACTGCAATCGAGGCTGCCTTGCTCGACTTGCTCGGCCAATTCCTCAACGTACCCGTTGCCGCGCTGTTAGGAGCCGGACAACAGCGTACCACCGTTAGAATGCTTGGTTATCTGTTCTACATAGGCGACCGTAACAAAACAGATTTACCCTATCTCAGCAATCAGGACGCAAATGATGATTGGCTGCGGTTACGACATGAGAAAGCATTGACTCCTCAATCGATTGTCCGGCTTGCCGAAGCAGCGAATGCTCGCTATGGTTTCAAGGATTTTAAACTTAAAGGCGGGGTTATGCATGGGACAGAGGAAATGGCAGCGGTGACTGCTCTGGCGCAGCGTTTTCCCGATGCCCGCATTACGCTTGATCCAAATGGCGCTTGGTCACTAGATGAGGCCATCAGTTTATGCAAGAATCAGAATCATGTATTGGCCTACGCCGAAGATCCGTGCGGTCCGGAAAACGGCTACTCGGGGCGGGAAATCATGGCGGAATTCCGGCGAGCTGCGGGAGTGCCGACTGCGACAAATATGATCGCTACCGACTGGCGCCAATTGGGACATTCAATTCAGCTCCATTCGGTTGATATTCCGCTGGCTGATCCGCATTTCTGGACGATGCAGGGCTCAGTACGAGTTGCTCAAATGTGTCAAGAATGGGGACTAACTTGGGGATCGCACTCAAATAATCATTTTGATATTTCACTAGCTATGTTTACCCATGTAGCAGCTGCTGCCCCGGGCGACATCACAGCCATTGATACCCATTGGATTTGGCAGGAAGACCAGGAAGCTTTAACAACAGAGCCATTTACCATTAAAGGTGGTATGGTGGAGGTACCAAATAAGCCAGGCCTTGGTATTGAGATCGACATGGTCAAAATTGAAAGAGCGCACCAACTTTATAAAAAAGTTGGTCTTAGAGCCCGCGACGACGCTATGGCGATGCAGTATCTGGTTCCTGGCTGGAGGTATGATCCGAAACGCGCATGTTTCGCTAGGTAA
- a CDS encoding GntR family transcriptional regulator: protein MFANLKDLPQYLGLNDQVYDVLKNAITQHTLATGCKLDVNLLAKRWGISRSPVNDAIQRLMIEGLVSVVPRRGTFVASIDVTDILQLMDIRLMFELRAAELVIGEIRREQMQDMKSILDKLEELLQSENLDFLQYSQSDLELHALPIIWTNNEKLYKLYQSQNFQWYMTRLGRSSAGHHEHWAIYKAYEAGDLAAVKQAVTHHIEAGKASVIKRSNNGTPLM, encoded by the coding sequence ATGTTTGCTAACCTTAAGGATTTGCCGCAATATTTAGGACTGAACGATCAGGTATATGACGTTCTTAAGAACGCTATTACCCAACATACACTTGCAACTGGCTGCAAGTTAGACGTAAATCTGTTGGCGAAAAGGTGGGGCATCAGCCGGAGTCCGGTGAATGATGCCATTCAACGCTTGATGATAGAAGGCTTAGTGTCGGTGGTCCCACGACGCGGCACTTTTGTGGCCAGTATTGATGTGACTGATATTTTACAGCTCATGGATATTCGCCTAATGTTTGAACTGAGAGCAGCAGAGCTAGTCATCGGTGAGATCCGTCGAGAACAAATGCAGGACATGAAGTCGATATTAGACAAGTTGGAGGAATTGCTGCAAAGCGAAAATCTCGATTTTCTTCAGTACAGCCAGTCGGATCTGGAATTACATGCTTTGCCAATTATTTGGACGAATAATGAAAAATTATATAAGCTGTATCAATCGCAAAACTTTCAATGGTATATGACGAGGCTTGGGCGATCATCAGCCGGACACCACGAACATTGGGCCATTTATAAAGCCTATGAAGCAGGTGATTTGGCTGCGGTGAAACAAGCTGTTACCCATCATATCGAAGCCGGAAAAGCCAGCGTGATTAAACGCAGTAATAATGGAACCCCGTTAATGTGA
- a CDS encoding DUF2284 domain-containing protein, with protein sequence MSQIQKICTDMNQSLLAEHLTSYENKALAMGASQAAIIRADSIPVDERVTLKCQIPRCFGYGAGAHCPPNTLKPVELREHLKKYEWAVLFTVDVPSEVIVRNKATIKERVAAYQVVYKIVSSLESMAFYDGHYFAFGFGAGSCRHTFCGLQETCAAMEGKKCRFSLLARPSMEAVGINAFGLIAAQGWEIYPIGSGADPNCVPKGILAGIIIVQ encoded by the coding sequence ATGAGCCAGATCCAGAAAATTTGTACCGATATGAATCAAAGCTTGCTCGCTGAGCACTTAACGAGTTATGAGAACAAGGCATTAGCGATGGGGGCCAGCCAGGCAGCTATTATTCGCGCAGATAGCATACCGGTGGACGAACGCGTTACTCTTAAGTGTCAGATCCCACGTTGCTTCGGTTATGGAGCTGGCGCTCATTGTCCACCTAACACACTTAAACCGGTTGAACTTAGAGAGCATTTGAAAAAATATGAATGGGCAGTGTTGTTTACTGTTGATGTGCCGTCAGAAGTGATTGTTCGGAATAAGGCTACGATTAAAGAACGTGTGGCTGCGTATCAGGTGGTTTACAAAATTGTCAGCTCACTTGAGTCGATGGCCTTTTATGACGGCCACTATTTCGCCTTCGGCTTTGGCGCCGGATCCTGTCGGCACACTTTCTGCGGTCTGCAAGAAACTTGCGCCGCCATGGAAGGAAAGAAATGTCGGTTTAGCCTGTTAGCTCGCCCGTCAATGGAAGCGGTAGGTATCAATGCCTTCGGCCTGATCGCCGCTCAAGGTTGGGAGATATATCCTATCGGCAGCGGCGCTGATCCGAACTGTGTCCCCAAAGGAATTTTGGCAGGAATTATCATTGTGCAGTAG